One region of Salvia miltiorrhiza cultivar Shanhuang (shh) chromosome 3, IMPLAD_Smil_shh, whole genome shotgun sequence genomic DNA includes:
- the LOC131018864 gene encoding uncharacterized protein LOC131018864, with protein MLKRVWDTPTPQKARVTSWRILRNRLPTCDNLRKRNILVGEEEGWSNACCNQFESIAHVFLTCPKSEAVWIKMQKWLRVSAPHPQNIIAHFDAFTNMGKKKSCKFLSALWMCVNWMLWKYRNDSRFDDKTWEIQSFIREIRPDFGVGTRFIA; from the coding sequence ATGTTGAAAAGAGTGTGGGATACACCGACACCACAGAAGGCAAGAGTCACGAGCTGGAGGATTCTGAGGAACAGGTTACCAACGTGCGATAATTTGAGGAAAAGAAACATCTTGGTTGGCGAAGAGGAGGGCTGGTCTAATGCTTGCTGCAATCAATTCGAATCGATAGCGCATGTGTTTTTGACGTGCCCAAAATCAGAAGCAGTGTGGATCAAAATGCAGAAATGGCTGAGAGTCAGTGCTCCACATCCACAAAATATTATTGCACACTTCGACGCCTTTACGAACATGGGAAAAAAGAAGAGTTGCAAATTCCTCTCGGCATTGTGGATGTGTGTCAATTGGATGTTGTGGAAGTATCGTAATGATAGCAGGTTTGACGACAAGACATGGGAAATTCAAAGCTTCATCCGGGAGATAAGGCCAGAttttggagttggaacaaggTTTATAGCTTAA